The Maylandia zebra isolate NMK-2024a linkage group LG1, Mzebra_GT3a, whole genome shotgun sequence DNA segment TCTTACATATAGTTTTATCTGCTGCATTAGTGTGGAGTTATTACCATCATCTCACATCTAAAAAGGCAAGATAATATCCACTATCTCCACAGTTGGCAACAAGAGAATAATTTTGTTTCTCTTGTAGTCGGCGGTATCCTGAGAAATCCATAAGTCTGCACATGCAGCTAACAGTGGCGATgttctgcctccatctcaccttcCTGCTGTCCAGCCTCCTGGCCCAACTactgaaggaaaaagaggaCGGCTCATCTTGCCTGGTACTGGGTCTGGTTTTACACTGGTCCCTGCTGGCCACCCTGACCTGGAGTGCTCTGGAGGGGTTCCACCTCTACCTTCTGCTCATCCGGGTCTTCAACATCTATGTGAGGAGGTACCTGCTCAAACTCAGCCTGATTGGATGGGGTGAGTGTCGTTTAGGTGGGACGCTGCTCTGCAATACACTGTCACAAATGTTTAAATGAAAGTGGATTGTGTTGAAGTGTTGCAGCAGCATTGAGAAGTAGAGAAACAGTGATAATAATGCCTCACGCTGTCCTAAAGAACATTCAGCTGACATTAATTCTGTCTTCCATGTTTGCAGGTTTTCCTACACTGGTTGCAGCTGTTTGTGGGATTTCACGTGTTTATGGCAAATACACTCTGAAATACAGCAACAGCAATTTAACACAACACATGTAAGAAACTATCTTTGATATCACTTAATATTAGAGTGAGCCAGGAGATTTTATTTCTAAGCAAACCCATTTTTTATGTCTTTAATAATGAGCAGGTGCTGGATGAGCAACGAGTCTGAACAAAAGCTCCTCGTAGTCAGCTACATCACTACCGTGGCTTTTCCTTTCTTCGTGGTTGTGTTCAATGCCTGCATGCTGGGGCTGGTGGTGTTTAAGATTTGGGAACTAAGAAGGGGTGATAGAAGCTTTGGAAGCAGCAGTGACTGGAAGAAGataaacaaagagagaaagaagaggttATGGAAGGACTGTGTCACAGTGCTGGGCCTCAGCTGTGTGCTTGGGTTACCTTGGGGGTTAGCCAGCACTACATACGTTTCACTCGCTGGGATCTACGTATTCACCGTATTGAACTCCCTTCAAGGTTAGTATGTGATCATCATGTCAAGGATTAACTGGACTTTGATCATTTAATAGAAGAACTGACAAACTATGTCTCTCTCTTCACAGGTCTATTTATTTTCCTGTGGTCTGTGGCGATGGCCTGGTCAAAATCTCAACCTGAAAATAACTCATCAATCAGAGACTCTTCCTCTCAGAAAATGATGACTACTAGTTTCAACAGCagaaactgaaaagactaatgCATTATCCATGACCTATATTAGGTGTTGTGCTTCtattgatatatatttcagtataactaacaattaaaaatatatacacatttaGATGTGttatttcttcctttttgtgcAAATACTATGTAGAAATTTTGAAGAAAATTCTTGTGATTTTCTGTTTCCTCTTTCAAGCAAATATCAATAACTTGACTGTAATGAGTGGCTCTTTGAGTTGACTTCCTATCAGTTGGAAGCAGTGCAGTTATTCTACTCTGACCTCTGGCaacaacaaggcattttcttcCAGAGAACTGATGCTCTCTGGATATTTTTTCCAGCTTATTCTCTGGAAACTGCAGAGAACTTAGTGTTGGAAAATGCCAGTAGATcaccagtttctgaaatactcaggcaCCAATGAGCACACCATGCTCACACCTCCGTTCTGTTTCTGAGTTTAATCATGAGCACATCATCTTCACTATTCCTTCATGCCAATATGCAttgagtttgtttgtgtgttttgctttttagtGACTAGTGAgtgtagtatttttttttactgtttttagaGATTCCGTGCTAATAAGAGAcaataaaaatgacattttgaaGAAACAAATAACATTTCCATGTATTACATTGTATACTAGATGACCTAATAGTGTGGTCAGGGAGTGTATGTTGTTTGTGATTCCACAGAGACTCTGACAGGCTAACACTAGCAATACTTGGACAACTCACAACCTAACAGGATAAGCATGACATTGCTAAAGCATCACCCTTTGAGGTCCTTCTGATAAATTGCTCCTAATGCTATACCTACTTATAACTAGTTATTATTTATAGCAACATTCaggttaaagaaaaaatgaactACAGTACTCTCTGAATGATCAATATTCATTAAGAGTATTTTAAAATACCTTCTTTCTTAATCTTGCCAATTCTTCCCTGATATTGATAAAGTAAATCTTTAAAATGTTGACAAATTTTGAAAATTTTTGACAACAATTTTCTTATAAAAtagtatttactttatttactgttacAGTTATGTGTTAGGTTTTCCACAGCTTAACATTTACTTTACAGCAGTCTTCAAAAGGGGAACAGAGCGGAAGAACTCCTAAAACGCAGTACTCGGTAAGAGACAAGGCTGTTAATAATCATCTCCAACATCATGACCTGACATTAGAAGTTTAAACAGGTGGCAGCAATACCACAGGAGAcactcttcctcttttttatgCATTACTCTTATGAATTGCTCATGCATTTCATGCATGTCTCCGTGCTCTGCTTTTTACCTGGATGGCCCTTGATGCACTTCTGTCTCCTCCTGATAAAGGTGTTTATCACCCACCCCTAGCTCCTGAAACTGCCTGGTGTAGCGCAACATCACTGAGTATATACTACATGCTGTTTGGATCAAACCGTGTGTGACGCTGTTTAAGCTTAGCACAGGATATACCAAGAAACGCGTTTCAGGTGATGTTTTTCTACACTGATTGTATGATTAAGGGACACTATTATCAGTGCTTGCTTTCTTGATCTTTGACATGTTACTctgtatcagaatcagaaatactttattaagcctgaaggaaatcatgggttacagcaggcagcatgcTGGTTGGCACTtgcgcactcacaaaggaacgctccgacaaaaacacacaatgtcTGACCTCCATCTTCGAGATAAGTGTTCAAAGGCGCTTGGAATCCAGGATGGGGGACGTGGGATGGGGACGAAGAGTCTAAACAGAGTCTGTTATCAGGGAGAGAGTTTTTTGTTCCGTGCTGCGTTCGATGAGCACATTTTGAGAATTCACGACTTGTCCCATTGTTTCAATCATCgcaggcagccttgtggggtttTGAACAGCTGTTTCCGCCTTCTTCAATTTCcaataagccagggccaagccagctccgatcagcaaaaACCccgttatcatggttccgaaaaGGTAGATGTCTTCAatgtcctcgatcgacagtcctgCCAGGCACACAACCCTCTAGTTTTTCCACCCGTCTATcatgtatccggcagggaacgTCCCTCTAGGACAATCGGGCTCCCCCCGAGCCCAGgcttgatcaaatccataattcctcttttaggttttggagaacagactgtgagagtcGCATGTTGAGGATTCCTGTTGTAAACATCCTAACCAATTTCCTATCGTACAAGGGCGATGAATTAGGTGCCCAGTTTCACTTTCCTGGAGCTGACAATATTTTCTATATGGGGTATCCTACAACTTTTTTCAGTCTGGGACAAGGGAACTGAGGTTGATATCAGTTTGTGTCTCCAAATCATCATCACAAGCCTCTTTGTAGTGTCCCAGGCTGAACAGTTATAACACTACTCCAGGCAGAGCACAGATTCCTCCATCTAGTTTTTGTGGTTAGCGTGTGGGTTCAAGGCCAAGCCTCGGAAGGGGTGATTTGGGAGTATGGGGTATTCAGTCCACTGTTACAGACAGTCTGGTTCTTATAGAGCTGCAGACAAACACTATATACTGGAATACAGATACCTTCAAAAATCTGGATTTATTTTCATGTATTGCCATCTTTAGAAAAATGACAAGATGCGAGTTCAGGTTTCACTTCCTTGATAACTTATAATTCTCAACATTTCTTGACAATTATGGTTTAACGTATTCCTATCTGTGTATATGTAAAGCAGTAACATTAGAGTAATTCCTTTTCTTCAAAAAAAACTAATATTCATTATTCAgttacattttttgtttctgtgtaagtgtcaattaatttttttaaatggtcaaGACTAGCTTCAAACCAGTTAAAGCTCTGAAGCTTGTTTTGGTTAAAGCAAACTAAAAGACCATGATGTGGTCTGGCATCATGGTCTTGGCTGGTTAGTCATGTTCTAAAGCTTTTTCACAGTGTGTCAGTCTATGTTTACAATGAAATTTTCAGTGGAAATTTAAACCAGCAGCTTCAAATTGCTCAGTCATGACATCtttgaaaaaaacccaaaacattagCCATGAATCACttcctcctctgacctctgaaccACAGCTCTGCTAAGAATGTGTGAAATTCTCAGCTCACTTGGTTAAGCACACTTCAACCTGGTAGGGCAGCACATTGAATGGTCCTCTTACAGCATAGAGCTATTTGTGGACGAGTGAGACACGATGTGGATTACACTTTTTCTCGTCAAAATCATCTGTTTTTCTATGTCCCAAGCTGTTGGTGAGTAATCTTACGATGTAATTGCTGATATGTTTACAGTTGTTTGCTTATGAGATGAGTAACACTAACTGTAAACAGCCCCTTAAAACACTTCTCTACTACCAGGTGGCAACAACAGTTTCACAACGCAGAAGCCACTAAGTAAGTACTGACCAAACAGCCGAACATCTTGCCTTTCATTTGTCTCTGAATTCAGACTTCAAAACTGTATCAACTTCAAATCTTGTATGACTGTTATTTTCTGATTCCTTCACTTTCTGTTTGCTTCACTTTGACAGAGTGTGAAGATGTCCTGCTTCACTGTACACAAAGTAGTCTTTTTTGGACACGGTAATTTAAATGATGGACATCTAAACACTCCTGTTTTGGATAAGTTGCATTGTTGTACTACATGAATGAATTAATGTGGACACTATTTGCTGTGGATAAATGCTGGATTTGACTTAACGTGACTGtcaaaaagagaaacacagatatacataataaattttgtttatgGAATCAGACATTAAACCTATTGAAATTAGATGAACAACATGTTCATATCTAGATTGTCATCATTTATGTGTTTTGAAATATCTGCCTCAGCtaaaggctacgtccacactaatacgttttcgtttgaaaatgcatcgttttctctctgttttggcctcccgtccacactgagacggcgtttttGCTGATGGAAAACGCAGCGTTTTCAAAAAGTTCTTGAAAATGCATATATTTGAAAACGGTGCTTTCACGTCACAGTGTGGACAGCAAAAACGCAGACTTTCTAAACGATGACACATGTTagtcatatgatgcagtcatgtgaccaattaaactaagatagcggagggcattatagAGCAGTTGTTTTCtattgctctcaattttgacagccttattaaagattaatatcagtttgtacatgctccagagaCCTtatttaattctcactcgcttttgcatctttgtacttttgtgttactcgcagcaacaactccacctcattgttagtccatttaaaaaactctgtGCTTTTCCTAAACATTTTGCCGCGACATTTCAAAGAGCCTGAAActaaataaacggcagacagaaGTGAGGCAGGTCGAATCTTCTTGTTTCACGCATGCTCAGTACTGGAATGTAAGCGTTTTTGGCCGTTACAATGTGGACGcgcaactctgtgaaaacgactgaaaacgctagtgtggacgcggagcattttcagacaaaaatggcgttttcaaatctatccgggctagtgtggacgtagccaaaGCGTACTCCTGAGAGTGTTAGTGCCTTTCAGAGTCATAAATGATGCTATCCAACTGCCTGTTAGGGTACCTGGGTGGTCGACCCACTGTTTGTCCAGCAACAAAGCAAAGTTTGAGTTTACTTCCGCCTCTTTGAGTCTGCATATTGGGTCCCCAAATCTGCCTGCCACACACAGCCACCATGACACTGACTTTTACTAAAAGCTGACAGTGTCATTTGGTGTCAGTGCGCGGCTTAAATCACCAGACTGTCATGCAGGAAAATGGGGTTTGTGTGCTTTTAGAGAACttcatggggttttttttttttcttgaacttTTGGAATTCGGAACATATTCCATTAAACAATGTGTTCGATCAACTTAGTAGATCCATGTTTATGTTTATCATATATACACTACTAGTCTGTTTACTTTTTACATTGTACATACATATTGAAGATATCAAATACCCAATTTCCTTGCGGGCCAACCTtcgggatcaataaagtttattgaattgaattgaattgaaatatataaagcaagatatatggaattatgcagcaaagaacaaaatgacaaaatgactctaaatatgtcttatattttaaattcctcaaagtagccaccctttgctttcttgacagcgctgcaaacccttggccttCTGTAAATGATCTTaatgatgtagtcacctgaaatggttttcacttcacaggtgtgctttgtcagggttcatttgtggaatttcttgccttcttagTTGGGatgggaccatcagttgtgttatgcagaagtcaggttggtacacagctgacacCCTGTTTCACAACATATGTTAGAATTCGTATGATGGCAAGAAACAAACAGCTAAGAGAAACAGCAGTCCATCATTgttttaagaactgaaggtcagtcagtctggGAAATTGCTTAAACTGAATGTGTCCAAGTGCAGTCGTGAAAACCATGGAGTGCTGCCATGAAATTGAGGACTGCCACAGGTAACGAAGACCAAGAGttacctctgctgctgaggataaattcatccAGTCACCAACTTCAGAAATTAACAGCACCTCTgattagagcccagataaatgccacacagagttccagtagcagacacatctctacatcaactgttcagaggaAACCACGACTAAGGAagagcaacaagcagaagagatttgtttgggccaagaaacgCAAGGAATGGACAGTAGACCAGTgtaaatctgtgctttggtctgatgagtccaaatttgagatctttggttccacccGTTGTGACTTTGTGCAATGCAGAAAAGATGAACAGATGGTATTTGCACGCATGGTTCTCACCATGAAGCATAAAAGAAGagatgtaatggtgtgggggtgctttgctggtgacacaGTTGGAGATTTATTCAAAACTGAAGGAACACTGAATCAGCAtagctaccacagcatcctgcagttggaccatcatttatttttcaacttgACAATGACctcaaacacacctccaggctgacCAAGAATGaaagtgatggagtgctgcgcCAGATgacctggcctccacagtcacctgatctaAACCCAGTCGAGATGTTTTAGGATGAGATGGACC contains these protein-coding regions:
- the LOC101487695 gene encoding adhesion G protein-coupled receptor G3 isoform X4; translation: MTCEPRGRSMTGIKQLKVNSLQEVDVRPTFEHRVQIPSSALQESIGNVSEVDVLVVASVINSSYFKLSPPEKSRRLLGGLEVFRYSVICVRAGNRAVKNLSQPITLTFKHNKEVESGTCVFWKETSAKDGTGYWSNEGCDTNYTAHEFICSCKRQRFFALLVNPGISVTKADADKLNYITYIGSGLSAPFALISLFIYIYLHRRYPEKSISLHMQLTVAMFCLHLTFLLSSLLAQLLKEKEDGSSCLVLGLVLHWSLLATLTWSALEGFHLYLLLIRVFNIYVRRYLLKLSLIGWGFPTLVAAVCGISRVYGKYTLKYSNSNLTQHMCWMSNESEQKLLVVSYITTVAFPFFVVVFNACMLGLVVFKIWELRRGDRSFGSSSDWKKINKERKKRLWKDCVTVLGLSCVLGLPWGLASTTYVSLAGIYVFTVLNSLQGLFIFLWSVAMAWSKSQPENNSSIRDSSSQKMMTTSFNSRN
- the LOC101487695 gene encoding adhesion G-protein coupled receptor G1 isoform X3; protein product: MGRSVCCYEDKIMTCEPRGRSMTGIKQLKVNSLQEVDVRPTFEHRVQIPSSALQESIGNVSEVDVLVVASVINSSYFKLSPPEKSRRLLGGLEVFRYSVICVRAGNRAVKNLSQPITLTFKHNKEVESGTCVFWKETSAKDGTGYWSNEGCDTNYTAHEFICSCKRQRFFALLVNPGISVTKADADKLNYITYIGSGLSAPFALISLFIYIYLHRRYPEKSISLHMQLTVAMFCLHLTFLLSSLLAQLLKEKEDGSSCLVLGLVLHWSLLATLTWSALEGFHLYLLLIRVFNIYVRRYLLKLSLIGWGFPTLVAAVCGISRVYGKYTLKYSNSNLTQHMCWMSNESEQKLLVVSYITTVAFPFFVVVFNACMLGLVVFKIWELRRGDRSFGSSSDWKKINKERKKRLWKDCVTVLGLSCVLGLPWGLASTTYVSLAGIYVFTVLNSLQGLFIFLWSVAMAWSKSQPENNSSIRDSSSQKMMTTSFNSRN
- the LOC101487695 gene encoding adhesion G protein-coupled receptor G3 isoform X1; this translates as MWITLFITTALCFSMSRAGDFCENVLDECRKSESWIGCYEDKIMTCEPRGRSMTGIKQLKVNSLQEVDVRPTFEHRVQIPSSALQESIGNVSEVDVLVVASVINSSYFKLSPPEKSRRLLGGLEVFRYSVICVRAGNRAVKNLSQPITLTFKHNKEVESGTCVFWKETSAKDGTGYWSNEGCDTNYTAHEFICSCKRQRFFALLVNPGISVTKADADKLNYITYIGSGLSAPFALISLFIYIYLHRRYPEKSISLHMQLTVAMFCLHLTFLLSSLLAQLLKEKEDGSSCLVLGLVLHWSLLATLTWSALEGFHLYLLLIRVFNIYVRRYLLKLSLIGWGFPTLVAAVCGISRVYGKYTLKYSNSNLTQHMCWMSNESEQKLLVVSYITTVAFPFFVVVFNACMLGLVVFKIWELRRGDRSFGSSSDWKKINKERKKRLWKDCVTVLGLSCVLGLPWGLASTTYVSLAGIYVFTVLNSLQGLFIFLWSVAMAWSKSQPENNSSIRDSSSQKMMTTSFNSRN
- the LOC101487695 gene encoding adhesion G protein-coupled receptor G3 isoform X5 gives rise to the protein MDRVDVRPTFEHRVQIPSSALQESIGNVSEVDVLVVASVINSSYFKLSPPEKSRRLLGGLEVFRYSVICVRAGNRAVKNLSQPITLTFKHNKEVESGTCVFWKETSAKDGTGYWSNEGCDTNYTAHEFICSCKRQRFFALLVNPGISVTKADADKLNYITYIGSGLSAPFALISLFIYIYLHRRYPEKSISLHMQLTVAMFCLHLTFLLSSLLAQLLKEKEDGSSCLVLGLVLHWSLLATLTWSALEGFHLYLLLIRVFNIYVRRYLLKLSLIGWGFPTLVAAVCGISRVYGKYTLKYSNSNLTQHMCWMSNESEQKLLVVSYITTVAFPFFVVVFNACMLGLVVFKIWELRRGDRSFGSSSDWKKINKERKKRLWKDCVTVLGLSCVLGLPWGLASTTYVSLAGIYVFTVLNSLQGLFIFLWSVAMAWSKSQPENNSSIRDSSSQKMMTTSFNSRN
- the LOC101487695 gene encoding adhesion G protein-coupled receptor G3 isoform X2, coding for MSKNWCGASSCFTSSVSYFCENVLDECRKSESWIGCYEDKIMTCEPRGRSMTGIKQLKVNSLQEVDVRPTFEHRVQIPSSALQESIGNVSEVDVLVVASVINSSYFKLSPPEKSRRLLGGLEVFRYSVICVRAGNRAVKNLSQPITLTFKHNKEVESGTCVFWKETSAKDGTGYWSNEGCDTNYTAHEFICSCKRQRFFALLVNPGISVTKADADKLNYITYIGSGLSAPFALISLFIYIYLHRRYPEKSISLHMQLTVAMFCLHLTFLLSSLLAQLLKEKEDGSSCLVLGLVLHWSLLATLTWSALEGFHLYLLLIRVFNIYVRRYLLKLSLIGWGFPTLVAAVCGISRVYGKYTLKYSNSNLTQHMCWMSNESEQKLLVVSYITTVAFPFFVVVFNACMLGLVVFKIWELRRGDRSFGSSSDWKKINKERKKRLWKDCVTVLGLSCVLGLPWGLASTTYVSLAGIYVFTVLNSLQGLFIFLWSVAMAWSKSQPENNSSIRDSSSQKMMTTSFNSRN